Proteins encoded by one window of Amaranthus tricolor cultivar Red isolate AtriRed21 chromosome 4, ASM2621246v1, whole genome shotgun sequence:
- the LOC130811101 gene encoding zinc finger protein ZAT10-like, protein MALEALNSPTTPHAPFKLDDRSFDHFIKKKRSKRCRSDMSPPSTTADHRLSEEEYLALCLLMLAKGGATNNNQNPLKIEKNNQNPEIDSKLVYKCSVCDKSFGSYQALGGHKASHRKPTEDNKPTSSSATTSSAAAGAAGKSHQCSICFKCFPTGQALGGHKRCHYEGTIGGAKSGSGTASGVTASEGVGSSYSLSRGNGGSRDFDLNLPALPDFLAVDFFKVRNQSQGFCVDEEVESPHPSKKPRMSKQETNGLF, encoded by the coding sequence ATGGCGCTTGAAGCTTTAAATTCCCCAACTACCCCTCATGCTCCTTTCAAACTCGATGACCGTTCTTTTGATCATTTTATCAAGAAGAAACGATCTAAACGGTGTCGTTCTGATATGTCCCCGCCGTCGACCACCGCCGACCACCGTCTCTCTGAAGAAGAATACCTCGCTCTTTGTCTTCTTATGCTTGCTAAAGGCGGCgctactaataataatcaaaacccattaaagattgaaaaaaataatcaaaacccAGAAATTGATTCTAAACTTGTTTATAAATGCTCTGTTTGTGATAAATCTTTTGGGTCTTATCAAGCTCTTGGTGGGCATAAAGCTAGCCACCGGAAACCCACCGAAGACAATAAACCCACTTCTTCTTCAGCTACTACTTCCTCCGCCGCCGCCGGAGCCGCCGGGAAAAGTCATCAGTGTTCGAtatgttttaagtgttttccgACAGGTCAAGCTTTAGGCGGTCATAAAAGATGTCATTATGAAGGGACTATTGGTGGGGCCAAGAGCGGAAGTGGGACCGCTAGTGGGGTCACCGCCTCTGAAGGGGTAGGTTCTTCTTATAGCTTAAGCCGTGGTAATGGCGGCTCAAGAGATTTTGACTTGAATCTACCGGCTTTGCCTGATTTCTTGGCCGTTGACTTTTTCAAAGTGAGGAATCAAAGTCAAGGGTTTTGTGTGGATGAAGAAGTTGAAAGTCCTCATCCTTCTAAGAAACCTAGGATGTCAAAACAAGAAACAAATGGATTGTTCTAA
- the LOC130811172 gene encoding cytochrome P450 81Q32-like, whose protein sequence is MEDLNLLTYGIISIIPIFFILYTLLSPKNPHKNLPPSPPLSLPIIGHLHMLKRPLHKSIHEIATKYGQVLLLKLGVRNVLLVSSPEAVEECLVKNDVIFADRPDTLVGRILHYNRTSMALTPYNDHFRTIKRLMTQQVFTSGKIRLFTSVREEECQLLVRGLWEQSIESHKPVKVNLNKEFNDLGLNIMTQITAAKRFYGKGVEDASQAKQFSRIIREGALLSNADNPIDFIPILKYLYRGVEKQMISWMERTDIFYQRLLDERKRMSNAEKGDSRTIIDFLIEAQQQDPVFYTNEVIKGMVMIIILAGADTSAAAMEWAMALLLNHPEAMKKARAEIDQVIGHDRLIKEEDISQLPYLQNVVNESLRLYPPTPLLIPHESSQDCTICGYDIPRGTILMVSLWSIHHDPNLWDEPEKFKPERFQGKEGEDVVFRSLPFGLGRRACPGYAIGKRVICLAIGAFIQCFDWERPGNELLDMDQDAGITMPKAQQLEALYKIRPSMANLLSTLFNDDN, encoded by the exons ATGGAAGATCTAAACTTATTAACATATGGAATAATCTCAATTATACCTATTTTCTTCATACTTTACACCCTTTTGTCACCCAAAAACCCCCACAAAAACCTCCCCCCAAGCCCACCATTATCCCTCCCTATAATAGGACATCTTCACATGCTAAAACGCCCATTACACAAATCCATCCATGAAATTGCCACAAAATATGGCCAAGTCCTACTACTTAAACTGGGTGTACGCAACGTTCTCCTTGTTTCCTCCCCAGAAGCGGTCGAGGAATGTCTTGTAAAAAATGATGTTATATTTGCCGATCGTCCTGATACTCTTGTCGGGAGGATATTACATTATAATAGAACTTCTATGGCTCTTACACCTTATAATGATCATTTTAGGACTATTAAGAGACTTATGACCCAACAAGTTTTTACGTCCGGAAAGATACGTTTGTTTACTAGTGTTCGTGAAGAGGAATGTCAATTGCTTGTTCGTGGGTTGTGGGAACAATCTATTGAAAGTCATAAGCCTGTTAAGGTTAATTTGAATAAGGAGTTTAATGATTTGGGTCTTAATATTATGACCCAAATTACTGCTGCTAAGAG GTTCTATGGAAAGGGTGTGGAAGATGCTAGCCAAGCAAAGCAATTTAGCAGGATAATAAGAGAAGGAGCCTTATTGAGCAATGCAGACAATCCCATAGATTTTATACCaatattgaaatatttatataGAGGTGTTGAGAAACAAATGATTTCATGGATGGAAAGAACTGATATTTTCTACCAAAGACTACTTGATGAAAGAAAAAGGATGAGTAATGCTGAAAAGGGTGATTCTAGGACtattattgattttcttattGAAGCTCAACAACAAGATCCTGTTTTCTATACCAATGAAGTCATCAAGGGTATGGTAATG ATAATTATATTAGCAGGAGCGGATACATCGGCAGCAGCCATGGAATGGGCAATGGCACTACTCTTAAACCATCCGGAAGCCATGAAAAAAGCTCGAGCCGAAATCGACCAAGTCATAGGACATGATCGTCTAATCAAAGAAGAGGACATATCCCAATTACCATACCTTCAAAACGTGGTAAACGAATCCCTTAGACTATACCCACCAACACCCCTTCTAATCCCACATGAGTCATCCCAAGATTGCACCATTTGTGGGTACGATATCCCACGTGGTACAATCTTGATGGTTAGTCTATGGAGTATCCATCACGACCCGAATCTTTGGGATGAACCCGAGAAGTTTAAACCCGAACGATTCCAGGGAAAAGAAGGGGAAGATGTGGTGTTTAGGTCATTGCCTTTTGGGCTAGGAAGAAGGGCTTGTCCGGGTTATGCAATTGGGAAAAGGGTTATATGTTTGGCTATTGGAGCATTTATTCAATGCTTTGATTGGGAAAGGCCCGGAAATGAGTTGCTTGATATGGATCAAGATGCTGGGATTACTATGCCTAAAGCTCAACAATTGGAAGCTTTGTATAAAATTCGTCCTTCTATGGCAAATTTACTTAGTACCCTATTCAATGATGACAATTGA